A window of Palaemon carinicauda isolate YSFRI2023 chromosome 27, ASM3689809v2, whole genome shotgun sequence contains these coding sequences:
- the LOC137621049 gene encoding uncharacterized protein, producing MPYTCPPFRKHTYPSSPFHMPYTCPPFRKHTYPSSPFHTPYTCPPFRKHTYPSSPFHMPYTCPPFRKHTYPSSPFHTPYTCPPFRKHTYPSSPFHTPYTCPPFRKHTYPSSPFHTPYTCPPFRKHTYPSSPFHTPYTCPPFRKHTYPSSPFHTPYTCPPFRKHTYPSSPFHTPYTCPPFRKHTYPSSPFHTPYTCPPFRKHTYPSSPFHTPYTCPPFRKHTYPSSPFHSPYTCPPFRKHTYPSSPFHSPYTCPPFRKHTYPSSPFHSPYTCPPFRKHTYPSSPFHTPYTCPPFRKHTYPSSPFHTPYTCPPFRKHTYPSSPFHSPYTCTPFRKHTYPSSPFYAPYTCTPFRKHTYPSSPFHAPYTCTPLRKHTYPSSPFHTPYTCPPFRKHTYPSSPFHTPYTCPPFRKHTYPSSPFHTPYTCPPFRKHTYPSSPFHSPYTCTPFRKHTYPSSPFYAPYTCTPFRKHTYPSSPFHAPYTCTPLRKHTYPSSPFHKSLHMYTI from the coding sequence ATGCCTTACACATGTCCACCATTTAGAAAACACACGTATCCATCCTCGCCATTCCACATGCCTTACACATGTCCACCATTTAGAAAACACACGTATCCATCCTCGCCATTCCACACACCTTACACATGTCCACCATTTAGAAAACACACGTATCCATCCTCGCCATTCCACATGCCTTACACATGTCCACCATTTAGAAAACACACGTATCCATCCTCGCCATTCCACACGCCTTACACATGTCCACCATTTAGAAAACACACGTATCCATCCTCGCCATTCCACACGCCTTACACATGTCCACCATTTAGAAAACACACGTATCCATCCTCGCCATTCCACACGCCTTACACATGTCCACCATTTAGAAAACACACGTATCCATCCTCGCCATTCCACACGCCTTACACATGTCCACCATTTAGAAAACACACGTATCCATCCTCACCATTCCACACACCTTACACATGTCCACCATTTAGAAAACACACGTATCCATCCTCACCATTCCACACACCTTACACATGTCCACCATTTAGAAAACACACGTATCCATCCTCACCATTCCACACACCTTACACATGTCCACCATTTAGAAAACACACGTATCCATCCTCACCATTCCACACACCTTACACATGTCCACCATTTAGAAAACACACGTATCCATCCTCACCATTCCACTCACCTTACACATGTCCACCATTTAGAAAACACACGTATCCATCCTCACCATTCCACTCACCTTACACATGTCCACCATTTAGAAAACACACGTATCCATCCTCACCATTCCACTCACCTTACACATGTCCACCATTTAGAAAACACACGTATCCATCCTCACCATTCCACACACCTTACACATGTCCACCATTTAGAAAACACACGTATCCATCCTCACCATTCCACACACCTTACACATGTCCACCATTTAGAAAACACACGTATCCATCCTCACCATTCCACTCACCTTACACATGTACACCATTTAGAAAACACACGTATCCATCCTCACCATTCTACGCACCTTACACATGTACACCATTTAGAAAACACACATATCCATCCTCGCCATTCCACGCGCCTTACACATGTACACCACTTAGAAAACACACGTATCCATCCTCGCCATTCCACACACCTTACACATGTCCACCATTTAGAAAACACACGTATCCATCCTCACCATTCCACACACCTTACACATGTCCACCATTTAGAAAACACACGTATCCATCCTCGCCATTCCACACACCTTACACATGTCCACCATTTAGAAAACACACGTATCCATCCTCACCATTCCACTCACCTTACACATGTACACCATTTAGAAAACACACGTATCCATCCTCACCATTCTACGCACCTTACACATGTACACCATTTAGAAAACACACATATCCATCCTCGCCATTCCACGCGCCTTACACATGTACACCACTTAGAAAACACACGTATCCATCCTCGCCATTCCACAAATCCTTACACATGTACACCATTTAG